Proteins encoded together in one Acidimicrobiia bacterium window:
- a CDS encoding MFS transporter, whose amino-acid sequence MTESDGRGADLRLGLRANLPQFALLVAVNALVGGMIGQERTVLPLLATNVFGLTAFTSALTFIVAFGAVKAVTNFFAGTLSDRVGRKPVLVSGWLIGLPVPLLLMWAPSWGWIIVANVLLGVNQGLTWSTTVIMKIDLVGPERRGLAMGLNEAAGYGAVAITALATGLIAARYGLRPEPFFLGVAYAALGLGLSSFFVRETRGHARQEARDHVGEPHLHGGLSTGEVFVLTSFKERALSSCSQAGLVNNLNDGLAWGIFPLFFVQAAGLSVGRIGVLVALYPAVWGLGQLFTGALSDRVGRKWLIAGGMWVQAAAIGLIAATRGLGPWAAGGVLLGAGTAMVYPTLLAAVGDVAHPEWRATAVGVYRLWRDAGFAVGALLAGIVADALGLVAAIWTVAVLTAVSGLVVAFRMYETHRVPPDVPRAAPSQAIANR is encoded by the coding sequence ATGACCGAGAGCGACGGCCGAGGCGCGGACCTTCGGCTCGGGCTGCGCGCGAACCTTCCGCAGTTCGCGCTGCTCGTCGCGGTCAACGCACTCGTCGGCGGGATGATCGGCCAGGAGCGGACCGTCCTGCCGTTGCTGGCGACGAACGTGTTCGGTCTCACCGCGTTCACGTCGGCGCTCACCTTCATCGTCGCGTTCGGTGCGGTGAAGGCAGTGACCAACTTCTTCGCAGGAACGCTCTCCGATCGCGTCGGCCGCAAACCGGTGCTCGTCTCCGGTTGGCTGATCGGCCTGCCGGTCCCCTTGCTGTTGATGTGGGCGCCGTCGTGGGGCTGGATCATCGTCGCCAACGTGTTGCTGGGGGTGAACCAGGGCCTCACCTGGTCGACGACCGTCATCATGAAGATCGACCTCGTCGGGCCCGAGCGTCGCGGGCTCGCGATGGGCCTCAACGAGGCTGCCGGCTACGGCGCGGTTGCGATCACCGCGTTGGCGACCGGGCTCATTGCCGCCCGGTACGGGTTGCGACCGGAGCCGTTCTTCCTCGGCGTTGCCTACGCCGCGCTCGGCCTCGGTCTCTCGAGCTTTTTCGTCCGCGAGACTCGCGGGCACGCGCGCCAGGAGGCACGCGATCACGTCGGCGAGCCCCATCTCCACGGTGGGCTCTCGACCGGCGAGGTGTTCGTGCTCACGAGCTTCAAGGAGCGCGCGCTTTCGTCGTGCAGTCAGGCGGGGCTCGTGAACAACCTCAACGACGGGCTCGCGTGGGGAATCTTCCCGCTGTTCTTCGTGCAGGCCGCGGGTCTCTCGGTTGGGCGCATCGGCGTGCTCGTCGCGCTCTACCCCGCGGTGTGGGGCCTCGGGCAACTCTTCACCGGCGCGCTGTCGGACCGTGTCGGCCGGAAGTGGCTCATCGCCGGCGGCATGTGGGTGCAGGCCGCCGCGATCGGGCTCATCGCGGCCACGCGGGGGTTGGGACCGTGGGCAGCCGGCGGGGTGCTGCTGGGCGCCGGCACCGCGATGGTCTACCCCACGCTGCTCGCGGCAGTCGGCGACGTCGCGCACCCCGAGTGGAGGGCGACGGCCGTGGGTGTGTACCGACTCTGGCGCGACGCGGGCTTCGCCGTCGGCGCGCTCCTCGCCGGCATCGTCGCCGACGCCCTCGGCCTCGTTGCAGCGATCTGGACCGTCGCTGTGCTCACCGCGGTGTCGGGTCTGGTTGTCGCGTTCCGGATGTACGAGACTCATCGGGTGCCGCCCGATGTCCCGCGGGCCGCACCCTCGCAGGCGATCGCGAACAGATGA
- a CDS encoding MBL fold metallo-hydrolase, translated as MTRDARPDVVAFVDEGIGHSSYLVDLGDGTALVVDPRRIPDVEQAEAAARGLRIAFTADTHSHADFVSGSPELVAKGATFLAPATGGLEVPHRGMRDGERTEVGPFILDAIATPGHTPDHLAYVLRTRDGTALALFSGGSLMVGTVGRTDLLGPEQAEGLAHEQFHSLHDRILRLPDELPVYPTHGAGSFCAAPGGNERTTTIGRERARNPMLALTDEAAFVHALLEGFGSFPAYFRRLPEVNRRGPRVYGALPELQRLELDDFRALLDSGAQLVDARPIAHYGARHIPNALSIELRPVFATWLGWLVDASRPVVFVLDDEQDRHELVRQCLDVGVEEIAGELTGGMSTWQRAGLASVSTALVPADRVDGLLVDVRQRDEFVAGHVPAARNVELGALTTTTDLPVAGRITVMCGHGERAMTGASLLERTGRSDLAVVIGGPEDWKSATGHDLSVGE; from the coding sequence ATGACCCGCGACGCGCGCCCCGACGTCGTCGCCTTCGTCGACGAGGGCATCGGGCATTCCTCGTACCTCGTCGACCTCGGCGACGGCACCGCACTCGTCGTCGACCCGCGACGCATCCCCGACGTCGAACAAGCCGAGGCCGCGGCGCGCGGCCTCAGGATCGCGTTCACCGCCGACACGCACTCGCACGCCGACTTCGTGTCGGGAAGCCCCGAGCTCGTGGCGAAAGGAGCCACCTTCCTCGCCCCCGCCACCGGCGGGCTCGAAGTGCCCCACCGCGGGATGCGCGACGGAGAACGAACCGAGGTCGGGCCATTCATCCTCGACGCGATCGCGACCCCGGGACACACCCCGGACCACCTCGCCTACGTCCTTCGCACCCGCGACGGAACGGCACTCGCCCTCTTCAGCGGTGGATCACTCATGGTGGGAACCGTCGGGCGCACGGACCTCCTCGGACCCGAGCAGGCCGAAGGGTTGGCGCACGAGCAGTTCCACTCGCTCCACGATCGGATCCTGCGCCTCCCCGACGAGCTCCCGGTGTATCCGACCCACGGCGCAGGGTCGTTCTGCGCGGCGCCCGGAGGCAACGAGCGCACGACGACGATCGGCCGCGAACGAGCCCGCAACCCGATGTTGGCGCTCACCGACGAGGCCGCGTTCGTGCACGCCTTGCTCGAGGGCTTCGGCTCCTTCCCTGCATACTTCCGGCGCCTCCCCGAAGTGAACCGGCGTGGTCCGCGCGTCTATGGAGCACTTCCGGAACTGCAGCGCCTCGAACTCGACGACTTCCGGGCGCTGCTCGACTCCGGTGCGCAACTCGTCGACGCTCGCCCCATCGCGCACTACGGGGCGCGACACATTCCGAATGCGCTCTCGATCGAGCTACGTCCGGTGTTCGCCACGTGGCTGGGCTGGCTCGTGGACGCGTCGCGGCCAGTGGTGTTCGTACTCGACGACGAACAGGATCGTCACGAACTCGTTCGTCAATGTCTCGACGTCGGCGTCGAGGAAATCGCCGGCGAGCTCACCGGTGGGATGTCGACATGGCAGCGCGCGGGGCTGGCCTCCGTCTCGACCGCGCTCGTACCGGCCGACCGCGTGGACGGGTTGCTGGTCGACGTGCGCCAGCGCGACGAGTTCGTCGCAGGGCACGTTCCCGCCGCGCGCAACGTCGAGCTCGGAGCACTCACCACGACCACCGACCTCCCCGTCGCGGGTCGGATCACCGTCATGTGCGGGCACGGCGAGCGCGCGATGACCGGTGCGAGCCTGCTCGAACGTACCGGCCGGAGCGACCTCGCCGTCGTGATCGGCGGACCCGAAGACTGGAAGTCTGCAACGGGGCACGACCTCTCGGTCGGCGAATGA
- a CDS encoding methyltransferase domain-containing protein: MGCGVATTAIEIASRFGAGVTAAGIATRVTVEEDDILALRYADECFDVVIAEAVTMFVDRERAATELARVTKPGGRVLATEFFWRRPPTAEARQIFLGEVCPGLEFDTIDDWVRIYRAGGLSDIQTETGPFEMMTPRGFLADEGLAHSVGIMGRVITRPANIRKMAWLMPRMAKAVPYLGYIVVCATKPA, translated from the coding sequence GTGGGCTGCGGGGTCGCAACGACCGCGATCGAGATCGCCTCGCGCTTCGGTGCGGGAGTCACCGCCGCCGGCATCGCTACGCGCGTGACGGTCGAGGAGGACGACATCCTCGCTTTGCGGTACGCAGACGAGTGCTTCGACGTCGTCATCGCCGAGGCCGTCACGATGTTCGTCGATCGCGAGCGCGCCGCGACCGAGCTTGCTCGCGTTACCAAGCCCGGAGGACGTGTCCTCGCTACCGAGTTCTTCTGGCGCCGGCCGCCGACCGCGGAGGCACGACAGATCTTCCTCGGCGAGGTCTGTCCCGGCCTCGAATTCGACACGATCGACGACTGGGTGCGCATCTACCGAGCCGGCGGGCTGTCCGACATCCAGACCGAGACCGGTCCATTCGAGATGATGACCCCGCGTGGGTTCCTCGCCGACGAGGGACTCGCGCACAGTGTGGGCATCATGGGCCGGGTGATCACGCGCCCCGCGAACATCCGCAAGATGGCGTGGCTCATGCCACGCATGGCCAAGGCCGTGCCCTACCTCGGTTACATCGTCGTGTGCGCGACGAAGCCCGCATGA
- a CDS encoding metalloregulator ArsR/SmtB family transcription factor: MADRAAKDALFEAFASVAKALGNGHRAEIVDVLAQGERSVEAVAAEIGQTVANTSHHLRSLARVGVLTTRRDGTRVFYRLASERVGELWAAMRDVAAAHVADLEHLAAAYLGIRDGIEEISRDELAQRLRAGNVIVLDVRPTEEFEAGHVRGARSVPIGELRRHLRTLPRDADIVAYCRGPYCVFANEAVVALRKRGYRARRLVDGFPEWRQAGLAVADGNEP, translated from the coding sequence ATGGCAGACCGTGCTGCCAAGGATGCCCTCTTCGAAGCCTTCGCATCGGTGGCGAAGGCGCTCGGTAACGGCCACCGGGCCGAGATCGTCGACGTGCTCGCCCAGGGCGAGCGATCGGTGGAAGCGGTGGCCGCCGAGATCGGTCAGACCGTCGCCAACACGTCACACCACCTCCGGTCGCTCGCGCGGGTCGGAGTGCTCACGACGCGGCGCGACGGGACGCGAGTGTTCTACCGCCTTGCGAGCGAGCGTGTCGGTGAACTGTGGGCGGCGATGCGCGACGTCGCCGCCGCGCATGTTGCCGATCTCGAACATTTGGCGGCCGCGTATCTCGGTATACGCGACGGCATCGAGGAGATCAGTCGCGACGAATTGGCGCAACGGCTCCGAGCCGGCAACGTGATCGTGCTCGACGTCCGACCCACCGAGGAGTTCGAGGCCGGCCACGTGCGCGGCGCGCGCTCGGTCCCGATCGGCGAGCTGCGCCGGCACCTGCGAACACTTCCGCGCGACGCCGACATCGTCGCCTACTGCCGCGGGCCGTACTGCGTCTTCGCGAACGAAGCCGTCGTCGCACTTCGAAAGCGCGGGTACCGTGCCCGCCGCCTCGTTGACGGGTTTCCCGAATGGCGACAAGCAGGCCTCGCGGTAGCGGACGGAAACGAACCCTGA
- a CDS encoding DMT family transporter, with protein MARGSSARRGVLLGLAAAVSFGISAPLAKVLLDDVRPQMLAGLLYLGAFIALSLVGRRARSEAPLRRSDAPRMAAMIVAGGVVAPVLLLLGLERVTGVTGSLLLNLEGPFTIAVGVALFREHLPRQAQMGAIVIFSGAFLLGLGPGNTDADWIGIALIAAACACWAIDNNLTQSLTVRDPRSVVRVKVGIAGTVNAALALMVGEHLPDVSVLVAVLLLGGVSYGLSVYLDALALRSLGAAREAAVFAVAPFAGALLAPLVLPESLGLQEFAAGALMACGVALMLRERHQHLHRHEPMDHDHVHVCDEHHQHTHELGVSPDEPHSHLHHHDDIEHSHPHVSDVHHRHSHRRTD; from the coding sequence GTGGCCCGAGGATCGTCTGCCCGGCGAGGAGTCCTGCTGGGGCTCGCCGCGGCGGTGTCGTTCGGGATCAGTGCGCCGCTGGCGAAGGTGTTGCTGGACGACGTGCGTCCGCAGATGTTGGCCGGGCTGCTCTATCTCGGAGCCTTCATTGCGTTGAGCCTGGTCGGTCGCCGGGCACGTTCGGAAGCTCCTCTCCGGCGCTCCGATGCTCCCCGGATGGCGGCCATGATCGTTGCGGGTGGAGTGGTCGCGCCCGTCTTGTTGCTCCTCGGTCTCGAGCGCGTCACCGGCGTGACCGGCTCGCTGCTCTTGAACCTCGAGGGCCCGTTCACCATCGCGGTGGGTGTTGCGCTGTTCCGGGAGCATCTACCCCGGCAGGCGCAGATGGGTGCGATCGTGATCTTCTCGGGCGCGTTCCTGCTCGGGCTCGGCCCCGGGAACACGGACGCGGACTGGATCGGTATCGCGCTCATCGCGGCCGCGTGCGCCTGTTGGGCGATCGACAACAACCTCACGCAGTCGTTGACCGTTCGCGATCCACGCTCCGTGGTGAGAGTGAAAGTGGGTATCGCGGGGACCGTCAACGCGGCGCTTGCCCTGATGGTGGGTGAGCACCTGCCCGATGTTTCGGTTCTCGTCGCCGTGCTGCTGCTCGGTGGTGTCAGCTACGGGTTGAGCGTCTACCTCGACGCGCTCGCGCTTCGCAGCCTCGGCGCGGCACGCGAAGCGGCCGTGTTCGCCGTGGCACCGTTCGCGGGTGCGCTGCTCGCTCCGCTCGTGCTGCCCGAGTCGCTTGGTCTCCAGGAGTTCGCGGCGGGCGCACTGATGGCGTGCGGCGTCGCGCTCATGCTCCGTGAGCGCCACCAACACCTTCATCGCCACGAGCCGATGGATCATGACCACGTCCACGTCTGCGACGAACATCACCAGCACACACACGAACTCGGTGTCTCGCCGGACGAGCCGCACTCACATCTGCATCATCACGACGATATCGAGCACTCACACCCGCACGTCAGCGACGTTCACCACCGCCATTCTCACCGTCGCACGGACTGA
- a CDS encoding cation transporter — translation MVPEDAVAEDGGPTLVLGQHDHLLRRGLRLEYATLVWNVVGSAVLVAAAIATGSVALAGFGLDSMIEIFASIVVVWHLRNIATSRERTALGLIRLAFVGLAVYLSIQSVYALATHAEPRTSPIGIAWVSATFIAMLILAVGKARTGAALGNAVLSSEARVTLVDAVLAGAVLAGLVADAVLGWWWADALAGLVIVAYAVKEARTLAGERGDRS, via the coding sequence ATGGTGCCCGAGGATGCGGTAGCGGAGGACGGTGGGCCGACCCTCGTCCTCGGTCAGCATGACCACCTTCTGCGCCGCGGCTTGCGGCTCGAGTACGCGACGCTTGTCTGGAACGTCGTCGGAAGCGCGGTGCTCGTCGCAGCGGCGATCGCCACGGGTTCGGTCGCGCTCGCGGGGTTCGGGCTCGACTCGATGATCGAAATCTTCGCTTCCATCGTCGTTGTGTGGCACCTCCGGAACATCGCAACGTCTCGCGAGCGAACGGCACTGGGCCTGATCCGCCTCGCGTTCGTCGGTCTTGCGGTCTACCTGTCGATTCAATCGGTGTACGCGCTCGCGACTCATGCGGAACCGCGTACCTCTCCGATCGGGATCGCCTGGGTGTCGGCCACGTTCATCGCCATGCTGATCCTTGCTGTGGGCAAGGCGCGGACCGGGGCTGCACTCGGGAACGCCGTCCTCAGCTCCGAGGCACGAGTGACGCTGGTCGACGCAGTCCTTGCCGGCGCGGTGCTGGCCGGCCTCGTCGCCGACGCCGTACTGGGGTGGTGGTGGGCCGATGCCCTCGCGGGTCTCGTGATCGTCGCCTACGCGGTGAAGGAAGCGCGGACGCTTGCCGGAGAACGCGGAGATCGATCGTGA
- a CDS encoding YkvA family protein, producing the protein MTQVLIGFGITLVAAWLVLAVFLVVARPRGTTVTDAARILPDVIRLLRRLAADKSLARGVRVRLWVLLGYLAFPIDLVPDFLPVIGYADDVIITLVVVRSVVRRAGPSALDRHWPGTDAGLASLLKLARIDPRTRDDESTVTMG; encoded by the coding sequence GTGACGCAGGTCCTGATCGGGTTCGGCATCACGCTCGTGGCGGCGTGGCTTGTCCTTGCCGTGTTCTTGGTCGTCGCGCGGCCGCGCGGTACGACCGTGACCGATGCGGCACGGATCCTCCCCGACGTCATCCGACTGCTCCGGCGACTTGCTGCCGACAAGTCACTCGCGCGGGGAGTGCGCGTTCGGCTGTGGGTGCTCCTCGGCTATCTCGCGTTCCCGATCGACCTCGTGCCCGACTTCTTGCCGGTCATCGGATACGCCGACGATGTGATCATCACGCTCGTCGTCGTGCGGTCGGTGGTACGCCGGGCGGGTCCGAGCGCCCTGGACCGCCATTGGCCGGGAACGGACGCCGGTCTCGCGTCCCTCCTGAAGCTTGCACGCATCGACCCGCGAACTCGAGACGACGAATCCACCGTTACCATGGGCTGA
- a CDS encoding molybdopterin-dependent oxidoreductase, with protein sequence MSVRLQPRSVLHDERVAAVLGIALGVAFGVCFATGVLSHLIQNPPSWFHWPSRPAGLYRVTQGLHIATGIAAIPLLFAKLWVVFPKLFERPAFTGVAHFLERVSLIPLIGGGLFQLTSGVANINQWYPWPFGFLLAHYWVAWISIGALIVHIGAKWSITRQALAKRSPPDATEHGDTDIATTGIATTGIATTERRTFLLTVFGMSGLLTLFTVGQTVGFLERLTLLAPRRPSVGPQGFPVNRTAAGVGVLEAARSPDFRLQVDGNVRRSLTFTLDELNALLQHGATLPIACVEGWSTSQRWQGVRVRDLLAMAGAPAGASVRVQSLQDHRSSMLNGSHAHDRDTLLALRVNDEVLHIDHGFPVRLIGPNRPGTMQTKWVTRLEVL encoded by the coding sequence ATGAGCGTGCGGCTCCAGCCCCGGAGCGTGCTCCACGACGAGCGGGTCGCGGCCGTGTTGGGCATCGCGCTCGGTGTCGCCTTCGGCGTGTGCTTCGCCACCGGTGTGCTGTCGCACCTGATCCAAAATCCACCGAGCTGGTTCCACTGGCCGTCGCGACCGGCCGGTCTCTACCGCGTCACCCAGGGGCTCCACATCGCGACCGGGATCGCGGCAATCCCCCTGCTGTTCGCAAAGCTCTGGGTCGTGTTTCCCAAGCTCTTCGAGCGGCCGGCGTTCACCGGCGTCGCGCACTTTCTCGAGCGCGTGTCACTCATCCCGCTGATCGGCGGGGGCCTCTTCCAGCTCACGAGCGGAGTGGCCAACATCAACCAGTGGTACCCGTGGCCATTCGGGTTCCTTCTCGCGCACTACTGGGTGGCATGGATCTCCATCGGCGCGCTCATCGTGCACATCGGCGCGAAATGGAGCATCACCCGCCAGGCACTCGCGAAGCGAAGTCCGCCGGACGCGACCGAGCACGGCGACACCGACATCGCCACAACCGGCATCGCCACAACCGGCATCGCCACCACCGAGCGCCGCACATTCCTGCTCACGGTGTTCGGCATGAGCGGACTGCTGACGCTGTTCACTGTGGGCCAAACGGTCGGTTTCCTGGAACGACTCACGCTGCTCGCGCCCCGCAGGCCCAGCGTCGGACCGCAAGGCTTCCCGGTGAACCGCACCGCAGCCGGCGTCGGCGTGCTCGAAGCCGCCCGCAGTCCCGACTTCCGCTTGCAGGTCGACGGCAACGTGCGCCGTTCCCTCACCTTCACGCTCGACGAGCTCAACGCGCTGCTGCAGCACGGGGCAACCCTGCCCATCGCGTGTGTCGAAGGTTGGAGCACGTCACAACGATGGCAAGGAGTGAGGGTCCGCGACTTGCTGGCCATGGCCGGGGCGCCCGCCGGCGCGTCGGTCAGGGTGCAGTCCCTCCAGGACCACAGGTCCTCCATGCTGAACGGGTCGCACGCGCACGATCGCGACACATTGCTCGCGCTTCGCGTCAACGACGAAGTGCTGCACATCGATCACGGCTTCCCCGTACGGCTGATCGGGCCGAACCGACCGGGGACGATGCAGACCAAGTGGGTCACGAGACTGGAAGTTCTGTGA
- a CDS encoding class I SAM-dependent methyltransferase, which yields MEQATTACLRHPSGEPLRVDAGRWLAPLAPVDYRVLSRAHPPVLDIGCGPGRHVVALAEQRKLTLGIDLTPPAIDLARDRGAPVLHRSVFARVPGARRWRTALLLDGNIGIGGDPVELLHRVRALLRVGGCVLVELDPPGAPRVRTTARLELGSRYGPWFPWSCLSIDELGATAIASDLTVDEVWCDEGRWFAALHTRARGLRRAP from the coding sequence ATGGAGCAGGCGACGACCGCGTGTCTTCGCCATCCGAGCGGCGAACCGCTGCGAGTGGATGCCGGCCGATGGCTCGCACCCCTCGCGCCCGTCGACTACCGCGTGCTCTCCCGCGCACACCCACCGGTGCTCGACATCGGGTGCGGACCCGGCCGTCACGTCGTCGCACTCGCAGAGCAACGCAAACTCACGCTTGGCATCGATCTCACCCCGCCCGCCATCGACCTCGCGCGCGACCGCGGCGCGCCCGTCCTGCACCGTTCGGTCTTCGCGCGCGTTCCCGGCGCCCGACGTTGGCGCACCGCCCTGCTGCTCGACGGCAACATCGGTATCGGTGGTGACCCCGTCGAGCTCCTGCACCGGGTCCGCGCGCTCCTCCGCGTCGGCGGGTGTGTGCTGGTGGAACTCGATCCGCCCGGTGCACCACGGGTCAGGACGACGGCGCGACTCGAGCTCGGATCGCGGTACGGACCCTGGTTCCCGTGGAGCTGCCTCTCCATCGACGAGCTCGGCGCGACGGCGATTGCGAGCGACCTGACCGTCGACGAGGTGTGGTGTGACGAGGGGCGCTGGTTCGCGGCGCTCCACACACGCGCACGCGGCTTGAGGCGCGCGCCATGA
- a CDS encoding DUF2064 domain-containing protein, whose product MSPPRTVLVLAKEPVAGRVKTRLCPPFTLHEAALLAAAALDDTLSAVQHTRCDRRVLVLDGEPPARLDPSFEVRPQAQGALDRRLSAAFANVDGPTVLVGMDTPQVTPELIDDALAHLDACNDAVIGRSVDGGFWIVGLTRPTRRAFLGVPMSTPTTGAVQHARLVELGLHTATLPLLRDVDEYDDAVAVARGAPATRFAAAFRQLDSKFTRVLVS is encoded by the coding sequence ATGAGCCCGCCGAGAACCGTGCTGGTACTGGCGAAGGAACCGGTTGCGGGCCGAGTCAAGACGCGACTCTGTCCGCCCTTCACGCTGCACGAGGCGGCACTGCTCGCGGCCGCCGCGCTCGACGACACGCTGTCGGCCGTGCAGCACACGCGGTGCGACCGCCGCGTACTCGTGCTCGACGGCGAGCCGCCCGCTCGGCTGGATCCGAGCTTCGAAGTGCGACCGCAAGCCCAAGGGGCACTCGACCGCCGGCTGAGCGCCGCGTTCGCAAACGTCGACGGACCCACCGTGCTCGTCGGGATGGACACGCCACAGGTAACCCCGGAGCTGATCGACGACGCACTCGCCCACCTCGATGCTTGCAATGACGCGGTCATCGGGCGCTCGGTTGACGGCGGGTTCTGGATCGTGGGGCTCACGCGTCCGACGCGCCGCGCTTTCCTCGGCGTTCCGATGAGCACGCCGACGACGGGAGCGGTGCAACACGCGCGCCTCGTCGAGCTCGGGCTGCACACGGCGACGCTTCCGTTACTCCGTGACGTCGACGAGTACGACGACGCGGTCGCGGTCGCGCGCGGTGCGCCTGCCACGCGTTTCGCCGCGGCGTTCAGGCAGCTCGACTCGAAGTTCACCCGCGTGCTTGTCTCGTGA
- a CDS encoding glycosyltransferase family 2 protein, producing MFEVILPVLDEAEAIPLVLASLPADFIPIVVDNGSTDGSADVARAHGARVVSEPRRGFGAACAAGLHAATSEVVCFMDCDGSLSGTDLPSVVDPIVHGEAALVLGSRRPTSRRAWPWHARAANRVLALEIRRRTGLALRDLGPMRAARREPLLGLEIADRRFGWPLEMVLRASGQGWSITEVPVTYRPRLGRSKVTGTVRGTARAVVDMARALR from the coding sequence ATGTTCGAGGTCATTCTTCCTGTGCTCGACGAAGCCGAAGCCATTCCCCTCGTCCTCGCGAGCCTCCCCGCAGACTTCATTCCGATCGTCGTCGACAACGGGTCGACCGACGGCTCGGCCGACGTCGCGCGCGCACACGGCGCCCGCGTCGTCAGCGAGCCGAGACGCGGGTTCGGCGCGGCATGCGCGGCCGGCCTGCACGCCGCCACGAGCGAAGTCGTGTGCTTCATGGACTGCGACGGCTCGCTGAGCGGCACTGACCTCCCGAGTGTGGTTGACCCAATCGTCCACGGAGAAGCCGCGCTGGTGCTCGGTTCGCGCCGGCCGACGTCGCGCCGGGCGTGGCCGTGGCACGCGCGCGCCGCGAATCGAGTCCTGGCCCTGGAGATCCGGCGCCGTACCGGCCTCGCGCTCCGAGACCTCGGCCCCATGCGCGCCGCGCGCCGCGAGCCGCTCCTGGGCCTCGAGATCGCGGACCGCCGGTTCGGTTGGCCCTTGGAGATGGTCTTGCGGGCGAGCGGCCAAGGGTGGTCGATCACCGAAGTGCCGGTCACCTACCGACCGCGTCTCGGCCGGTCGAAGGTCACCGGCACCGTGCGCGGCACCGCGCGCGCCGTGGTCGACATGGCCCGGGCGCTGCGATGA
- a CDS encoding response regulator transcription factor: protein MSSRVLVVDDDPTVTEIVTRYLEREGFVVEAVGDGNEALARAMAEPPALVVLDLMLPGIDGIEVCRRLRAFAPIPIVMLTARGDEEDRIIGLELGADDYISKPFSPRELTARVKAVLRRVEAPVPAQQAATITCGDVEIDLRAREVRRCAEPVAVTAREFDLLAFLVLRPRHAFRREELLEQVWGYTYGDTATVTVHIRRLREKIEENPSEPRWIKTVWGVGYRFDPT, encoded by the coding sequence ATGTCGAGCCGGGTCTTGGTCGTCGATGACGATCCGACCGTTACCGAGATCGTCACGCGCTACCTCGAGCGCGAAGGGTTCGTGGTCGAAGCAGTGGGCGACGGGAACGAGGCACTGGCACGCGCGATGGCCGAACCCCCCGCGCTGGTGGTGCTCGACCTCATGTTGCCGGGCATCGACGGCATCGAAGTGTGTCGGAGGCTCCGGGCCTTCGCGCCGATTCCGATCGTGATGCTGACCGCGCGCGGCGACGAGGAAGATCGCATCATCGGCCTCGAGCTCGGGGCCGACGACTACATCTCGAAGCCGTTCTCGCCGCGCGAGTTGACCGCGCGGGTCAAGGCCGTGTTGCGCCGAGTCGAGGCTCCGGTGCCTGCCCAGCAGGCGGCGACCATCACGTGCGGCGACGTCGAAATCGATCTTCGGGCTCGTGAGGTGCGCCGATGCGCGGAGCCCGTCGCGGTCACCGCGCGCGAGTTCGACCTCCTCGCCTTTCTGGTGCTGCGCCCCCGGCATGCGTTCCGGCGGGAAGAGCTGCTCGAACAGGTGTGGGGCTACACGTACGGTGACACGGCGACGGTCACCGTGCACATTCGACGATTGCGCGAGAAGATCGAGGAGAACCCGTCGGAGCCGCGATGGATCAAGACGGTGTGGGGCGTCGGGTACCGGTTCGATCCCACATGA